One Rissa tridactyla isolate bRisTri1 chromosome 4, bRisTri1.patW.cur.20221130, whole genome shotgun sequence DNA window includes the following coding sequences:
- the RASSF7 gene encoding ras association domain-containing protein 7 isoform X1, with protein MELKVWVDGIQRVVCGVSEQTTCQEVVIALARAIGQTGRYVLVQKLREKERQLLPLECPLESLAKCGQYANDVQFVLRRTGPSVAERPSSEGAPQAPERTFMRASLPIKPRPAGTDGPRSRESKKSMTFNLGPTGSSDPFAMSRWRHQAREGVDLEGGGVVQPSKEELFRRVLRQQEQLHSLEAHGDTLETDLRLWERSRLASQEDEILYLEHLVRRNETELGEEEFWQSELRLEKECERERQERVRSLRASLEEYTQRIYELSARTEALQEEIQWEMAERAKRGKETPVPSPTELEDMAAKMKRDLEAKVKQGSQLESNLASVEKALEEAERNLQAQTQELEELNKELRQCNLQQFIQQTGATVTVLQARSEEDAQPEPSPRELPACRRNGGFPPTTGADSPPRSSTKQLLSHPRTLPEPLVPSLNPEVVSTRQSIWR; from the exons ATGGAGCTGAAGGTCTGGGTGGATGGGATCCAGAGGGTCGTCTGTGGCGTCTCGGAGCAAACCACCTGCCAAGAAGTGGTCATCGCCTTGGCACGGGCCATCG GTCAGACGGGCCGCTACGTGCTGGTGCAGAAGCTGCGGGAGAAGGAgcggcagctgctgcctctggaaTGCCCCTTGGAGTCGCTGGCCAAGTGCGGGCAGTATGCCAACGATGTGCAGTTTGTCCTGCGGCGGACGGGCCCCAGCGTGGCTGAGCGGCCCTCCTCAGAGGGCGCTCCCCAAGCCCCCGAGAGGACGTTCATGCGGGCCAGCTTGCCCATCAAGCCCAGGCCTGCCGGCACAGATGGACCCCGTTCCCGGGAGTCAAAAAAATCCATGACCTTCAACTTGGGTCCTACAGGCTCCAGTGACCCATTTGCCATGAGCCGCTGGAGGCACCAAGCACGGGAAGGGGTGGACTTGGAGGGTGGTGGGGTTGTCCAGCCCTCCAAAGAGGAGCTGTTTAGGAGGGTGCtgcggcagcaggagcagctgcatTCCTTGGAGGCCCATGGGGACACCCTGGAGACGGACCTACGGCTCTGGGAACGCAGTCGGCTTGCCAGTCAGGAGGATGAGATCCTCTACCTGGAGCACCTGGTGCGGAGGAACGAGACAGAGCTGGGCGAGGAGGAGTTCTGGCAGAGCGAGCTCCGGCTGGAGAAGGAGTGTGAGCGGGAGCGGCAGGAGCGGGTTAGGAGCCTGCGGGCCAGCCTGGAGGAGTACACCCAGAGGATCTACGAGCTAAGTGCCCGGactgaagccctgcaggaggagatACAGTGGGAGATGGCCGAGAGGGCCAAGAGGGGGAAGGAGACCCCTgtgcccagccccacagagctggaggacaTGGCTGCCAAGATGAAAAGGGACCTGGAGGCCAAGGTCAAGCAAGGCTCCCAGCTGGAGAGCAACCTAGCCAGTGTGGAGAAGGCCCTGGAGGAAGCTGAAAGGAACCTGCAG GCCCAGACCCAGGAGCTGGAGGAATTAAATAAGGAGCTGAGGCAGTGTAATTTGCAGCAGTTTATTCAGCAGACGGGGGCCACGGTGACCGTCCTGCAGGCCAGGTCCGAGGAGGACGCCCAGCCGGAGCCGAGCCCGCGCGAGCTGCCAGCCTGCCGGAGAAACGGAG GTTTTCCTCCCACCACCGGCGCCGACTCGCCTCCCCGTTCCAGCACCAAGCAGCTCCTCAGCCATCCCAGGACCCTGCCAGAGCCCTTGGTGCCCAGCCTGAACCCCGAGG ttgtaTCAACCAGGCAGAGCATCTGGAGGTAG
- the RASSF7 gene encoding ras association domain-containing protein 7 isoform X2 codes for MELKVWVDGIQRVVCGVSEQTTCQEVVIALARAIGQTGRYVLVQKLREKERQLLPLECPLESLAKCGQYANDVQFVLRRTGPSVAERPSSEGAPQAPERTFMRASLPIKPRPAGTDGPRSRESKKSMTFNLGPTGSSDPFAMSRWRHQAREGVDLEGGGVVQPSKEELFRRVLRQQEQLHSLEAHGDTLETDLRLWERSRLASQEDEILYLEHLVRRNETELGEEEFWQSELRLEKECERERQERVRSLRASLEEYTQRIYELSARTEALQEEIQWEMAERAKRGKETPVPSPTELEDMAAKMKRDLEAKVKQGSQLESNLASVEKALEEAERNLQVFLPPPAPTRLPVPAPSSSSAIPGPCQSPWCPA; via the exons ATGGAGCTGAAGGTCTGGGTGGATGGGATCCAGAGGGTCGTCTGTGGCGTCTCGGAGCAAACCACCTGCCAAGAAGTGGTCATCGCCTTGGCACGGGCCATCG GTCAGACGGGCCGCTACGTGCTGGTGCAGAAGCTGCGGGAGAAGGAgcggcagctgctgcctctggaaTGCCCCTTGGAGTCGCTGGCCAAGTGCGGGCAGTATGCCAACGATGTGCAGTTTGTCCTGCGGCGGACGGGCCCCAGCGTGGCTGAGCGGCCCTCCTCAGAGGGCGCTCCCCAAGCCCCCGAGAGGACGTTCATGCGGGCCAGCTTGCCCATCAAGCCCAGGCCTGCCGGCACAGATGGACCCCGTTCCCGGGAGTCAAAAAAATCCATGACCTTCAACTTGGGTCCTACAGGCTCCAGTGACCCATTTGCCATGAGCCGCTGGAGGCACCAAGCACGGGAAGGGGTGGACTTGGAGGGTGGTGGGGTTGTCCAGCCCTCCAAAGAGGAGCTGTTTAGGAGGGTGCtgcggcagcaggagcagctgcatTCCTTGGAGGCCCATGGGGACACCCTGGAGACGGACCTACGGCTCTGGGAACGCAGTCGGCTTGCCAGTCAGGAGGATGAGATCCTCTACCTGGAGCACCTGGTGCGGAGGAACGAGACAGAGCTGGGCGAGGAGGAGTTCTGGCAGAGCGAGCTCCGGCTGGAGAAGGAGTGTGAGCGGGAGCGGCAGGAGCGGGTTAGGAGCCTGCGGGCCAGCCTGGAGGAGTACACCCAGAGGATCTACGAGCTAAGTGCCCGGactgaagccctgcaggaggagatACAGTGGGAGATGGCCGAGAGGGCCAAGAGGGGGAAGGAGACCCCTgtgcccagccccacagagctggaggacaTGGCTGCCAAGATGAAAAGGGACCTGGAGGCCAAGGTCAAGCAAGGCTCCCAGCTGGAGAGCAACCTAGCCAGTGTGGAGAAGGCCCTGGAGGAAGCTGAAAGGAACCTGCAG GTTTTCCTCCCACCACCGGCGCCGACTCGCCTCCCCGTTCCAGCACCAAGCAGCTCCTCAGCCATCCCAGGACCCTGCCAGAGCCCTTGGTGCCCAGCCTGA